The sequence below is a genomic window from Haematobia irritans isolate KBUSLIRL chromosome 3, ASM5000362v1, whole genome shotgun sequence.
TAATGTAAACAATTATTGTAAATCTGATTATAATGAATTATAGTGAaccaatttcgaaaaaaaaatccctaaatttatgcaaattcccccaccaaatcctcaagtccccaactcaaaactttctctatccccgaaaaatatccccaatttaggGGAAAATCCCTAATTGGGGATATCCCCGAAAATATACCCAATTTAggtaaaaatccccaatactgacaATACTGATCTTCTATGTGTGAAAAAGCCGATTTAAAGCAAAAAAGCTGCTTTTATCATTGTGTTCCGGTCTTATctctcattattttttttttgtccatattttgctTTTGTATCTaacaattctatcaaaattatttGAACAAATTCCACCCTTCGAGCCCCTTCTCCTAcatataattatctactggtcacTCACCTCCTTCATATATATCGTCACTCACTTATTTTGTCTATATATATCATATAAAAgcattttcttttaaaactaaaatctaAGGCTAATTATTATCTTCATTCGGCTCAGGCATCTCCTGCTGTCAGTTGAGCAAATCACCACCATAGGCTTGAATCAAAGCTATATTACTGTCCACTGGAAAATCATGATGATTTACATTGAACTCATTCAGATACACGGCACCCAAATAGGCAGTATCTTTGGCATCAGCTGTTTTACGATATAGAACTCCAATATCTTTAACCTGAACGCCACCATCAAATTCCACCACATAATAACGAACACGCCAACCATTCGCTTGGAAATCGGGAAAAGCCATATCCTTGGGTATTTGGGCACATTCCAAGGATCCACTCAAAAGTTCATTATATTTGGGTTTAAAAGGTGATACATAACAACGACCTCTTTGCAGACTCACTGTATCATAGTAATCTCCCAGAAACAGATAGCAATCACGGGCATTATTGCCCGTACAAAAACGTAAAATGCAATCAAATTCTCCATCCTGGGGATTGAGTTTATAGGCATAGGCAAAAACTAAGCCACCGCCTGGCAGTTTAAAGTCTGTGGCAAATAATCGGAAGCTGGTATCATATTGAGATATACGTAGACATGAGCCACCATTAAAGGCATCGTCATAATAATGGCTAGCCAATTCATATAGTGGCACGGAAGGTTGCAACGACTGACGTGACAGGTTAAAGAATGACTCCGATCCACTTTGATCGACTTTGACCTCATCACCCTCATTAGCCAAGGATTTGGGTAGGCCACATTCGTACGACTTCTTGCCAGATCCTAAACAGAAATCCGTATAGAAGGCCAATTGAATGTAAGGATGTGTTGCCAAATGGTCCCATAGTAGCCACCAAAATTTCTCATTTCTCATTAGGAATGTGGTGTTGACGTCATCATCGCCATGCATTTGGTTAATATTGTAGCCATAGTGTTTCAATGTCTCATATGTCCAGCCAGGCGCAAAAATACCCGTGGAGAAACGATATTTTGCAATGCGAGCCAAAGTTTGCTTACTTTGGAATTTGGCAACTTGACCACGACCAAAGACGTCAATGCCAAAGAATACATTTTGGCTATGGGTTCGCTCCTGCTCACACAATGAACGGGTTCGTTCAAGGCTTTTGTCATCCCAATTGTAATTGATGAGTGTGGAATGGGATGACTTGAAGAAGCGTACATTCTTTTCGTTAAGCTCATTTTGCCATTGCAAAGCTCCAGTTTCGATGACACTGTCATACCAGAATACCATGCCAAATTCCACGTGCTCTTCGACAGCTTCACGGAGTCTATTCAAAAAGTAGCTGTAACGAGAAAAGAGAAACATTGAAAATAGAGTTGCGGGGGATGGCAAAGGAAAAGCATGTTAATATTATGCTACGAATGGGAATTTTGGGAATACATGAAAAACgcataaataaactttgattAAAGTGATGAAGTCAAGTTTGGcacgaaaacaaaaaagaaaattccacagagaatactttTAATGTTGAAGCA
It includes:
- the ENGase gene encoding cytosolic endo-beta-N-acetylglucosaminidase, giving the protein MCDKKDECCNKLEAEALHSNEQLLEFNVRSKDINWHDYVVPKRPRSSPVYLQRQFNLISNYREPIGNHNRRKVLVCHDMMGNYLEDRHYHSSKKYDDYRFYHWSAVDYFCYFSHNYITIPPCGWINAAHKHGVSVLGTFITEGKDGSQRLHDVLQSTEMINNIVDAMVKLCKHYHFEGWLINIECKVEPDSMENLYYFLNRLREAVEEHVEFGMVFWYDSVIETGALQWQNELNEKNVRFFKSSHSTLINYNWDDKSLERTRSLCEQERTHSQNVFFGIDVFGRGQVAKFQSKQTLARIAKYRFSTGIFAPGWTYETLKHYGYNINQMHGDDDVNTTFLMRNEKFWWLLWDHLATHPYIQLAFYTDFCLGSGKKSYECGLPKSLANEGDEVKVDQSGSESFFNLSRQSLQPSVPLYELASHYYDDAFNGGSCLRISQYDTSFRLFATDFKLPGGGLVFAYAYKLNPQDGEFDCILRFCTGNNARDCYLFLGDYYDTVSLQRGRCYVSPFKPKYNELLSGSLECAQIPKDMAFPDFQANGWRVRYYVVEFDGGVQVKDIGVLYRKTADAKDTAYLGAVYLNEFNVNHHDFPVDSNIALIQAYGGDLLN